The segment ATGACACTACAGCTACTCTCAGCTGATGGATACACAACAGCTAAGTCCAAGAATGAGTAGCACAAAAGATTTCATAGATTCAGATTCTTACATGTCAACTCCATGATTTGGATGAACTTGAAGTTATTGCTCCTTTTGAGCGGGTTTATATGTAAGATTCTCTTTTCTATTCTTTTGCGAACCGTGGAATTGTAGCAACAGTGAATTGCTCACCACAAATATTGAGCTCATAGCCATTAACCCTCCTGTCaggaaaaaaagaaagcaaCAGCTGTTAATTCTATTTCACAATTTGAAACCGCGGTTAAAGGTTGTTTTAGGATGAATTTCTCCAAAATCACCAAGAGATGAATAAAGAAACCATGGTGGAAAACCCTCTAAGCAATATCCATATATTGGCCATATATTCCAGAGGATTGTCAACAAGATGCCAGATAAGTGATTAGACAACAAAGTATCATAAATCATTTGGACCAAGAGGCAGAACAAGCAATATGGATGTTATTTACCTGAAAGAGATGGTGTCATTgcaaaatcaaaatttggaatTAGCACTCCAGCTGCAATGGGTATCGCAATGACATTATATGCAACCGCCCAAGACAGATTTTGATGTACTTTTGCCATTGTTGCCTGTGCAAGATCAAGAGCTTCCAGCACCTGCCAAAACATTAGGAAgcattgaaaaattaattacaagACAAGGCAcatcatcattttttttcatctgAATAAATTCACAGGCAAATTGCATTGAACATTTGTGTAATTATCCCATAGAAATTGCTCATATACACACAGAGGGATGTACAGTCTGCTTTCGGTCACCTGAACCTATTCTTCACGGTAATCCTCAAAACTATAGAGTGAAATAAGTTAGCGTGCTGTAAGTTATTCTTTGCGCTATGATATTCAGCAactttttacaaataaaaaatatccacctttttttttcttgaccGGAAATTTTGAATCCATCTTCTCATGACCATTCAATGAAAATGATAAGCAAAAACAAGACACAATAGGATAATAACTAAATAGTTATTCCTCTTATATGATACAATACATGTTACCacatattaaagaaaaaataacttgGTACAGGTTACACTATTTTTATGGTCAACACTAATATGTGAAgagataattaatattttttgaatagacataattaaataaaagccTCACTGTGATGACATGGAgcaattcatttattttaggaCAAATGTGATGACATGGAACATGTACCTGTGAGAGTCTATTTCCAAGGAGTATAATGGATGCTGCATTTGAAGCAGCAGTTTCCTGTGCTTCAACTTGCAAAGCAATCCCCACATCAGCAAGAGCAAGAGAAGGTGCATCATTAATGCCATCGCCAACCTTCAAAACGAAGTTCCAGTTAGATAGCCATGCATAGCATCTGACATTGAGCAAATCATATGTTCATATAGTACAAAACTAATACTCTTTGAGAGATAACTAGAATAATGAATAGCTGCTaagagaaaaaggaaatatGATGACACTTGCTAGAGGGGCAAAAAGACAGCTCAACTACTGGATGTTATGTGCCATGGAGAAGCAAATTTCTTAAAAGGGCCAAGTAATTGTAGAAGTCAATGTTTATATGTTAACTTTTACGACGATATAAACCAAAGTTTTCTGGGAGAAAGGTAGCAGCCAATTGCAAATAGTATTGCTGGCAAGGTAACTTCTACAGTTCTACATGTTTGAGGGACAAGTAGAATATTATTAGGTTTTCACCGGATAAATGCATTTACCACGACGATGCAATTGCACATGGTATTGCAGGACAAGATAACTTCTATATGTTTGAGGGACAAGtacaatatatttatgttttcatcAGATAAATGGAGTTACCATGGCGACGCGGTGACCTGAAGCTTGAAGACCTGAGATGGCAGCAGATTTCTGCTGGGGTGTTAAAGATGCATTGACAAATTTGTCTTTTATGCCTACTGTCTTAGCTACAGTTGCAACTGCCTCTTCCCTGTCTCCCGATAACAGTACTGTTTCAATTCCCTTGTGCTGAAGCCTTCAATTggtaagaaattaaaagaaaatatgagacaactaaacaagaataaaattaaGATGTTCTACGAGAGGAATTTAGAAGAATAGAGAAGGGATGAGCAACGGGCAGGTGGTGGAACACATTTTTGCAAGACTCTACATATTGAATCCATTCAAATTGAAAACTGATGGAAACATCGGTAAATTCTTCATGATATAAGTTTCAATCTACAACATGTTCATAGAAATCTAGAGTTTGTAAAACTGCGAAAGGCAAGTCAATTTAATGATATAAGTAACTTCTTCAAAAGGCTGAAGACTGGATGATCGCCTCAAATTCCCACATCATGAcaacttcaaaataaaagaattaagaagCTAATGACCTACCACACATCAAAGATAGGTACCATATCTATGCAGCAAGGAAAAAAGTGAGGAGTGGGGCCATGGGGGAGAGAAATGATGATTATAACTTCTAAGATGCATTTAAAATCTACACTTGAAATTGTCTTCAAGGTTACCTGCTTATTGTAGACTCAGCATCCTCGCGTAATTTATCAGATATTGCAATGGCACCAATCACACCCTCTCCCTCCCGACCGACATATACAACTGTTGTTGAATGATTAGATGATTGACTGTCCTGTAATGATTTAAGCATCACCGATTGTTCAAGAGCCATCAAATCAGAAAGTTCTGTTTTTTGCTGGAAACGTTCTTGAACCCATTTCAGCTTTCCAATTGCAACCAAGAGCCCATTTACTTCTCCCATGGTTCCAGAGCCGGGTTCAGCCAATTGTCCACGTGTGACAGGGATACTCAAATTTAATGATTCTGCTTTGCTAATAATAGCATGAGCAATGGGGTGTGATGTTGTTTTCTCCACTGCAGCAGCTATTTGAAGAATCTCTAATTCCTCATGCCCCAATGATGTGATAGCAGAGACAGCAGGTTTTCCTTCAGTCAGAGTTCCTGTCTGAGAGTTACAAGCAGAGATCAGGTTTGCAATTCAGATAAATCACTACGGATCTTTTAAATTTAGCTGCGGAAGTAATCATTACAACTAAGTATTCAATTGAAGAACTACTAAACACCTTGTCCAGCATGACATGATCCACACTTGCCAAGCGTTCCAGTACATCTCCTCCTCTGATAAGAAGTCCTTGTCTTGCTCCTATATagttttaaaagataaaattacaAGCTTAGCAATTTGGAAGTGTATAAGGTAACACCATGAAACTGAACTACTGCCTACTAAACTAAAGACAGAAAATAAAAGGGCGAGTATGCAATCCACAGAGTGTAATTCTGAACACTTTGAACAAATATTATAGCCAAGGAAGTAGGGTCCTGCAATTTCTTGTATTATTGGCATTTCTGATAGCCAAGGAGCCCATATTTCTGCTTGTTGGTTGGAACATCTAAATCTTCTCTAGAAGTTTAGTCTATAAAGCAAGAGATACATCAAGGAGAATACTCTTGTGAGTAAGAATGTCAAAAGATGTActggtatgtcctcaattgctGCATAACAGGGAGAATGGAGGAAATTCTTTGAACTACAGCAAAAGCATTTAAATCTGATTATGTACCTAGTGAGGTTCCAACAAGAATTGCAGTTGGTGTGGCAAGGCCTAAAGCACAAGGGCAGGAGACAACCTGTCAAAAATCAAAGACAATAATATGGTAATCAAAATCACATCATACCATTTAAGGACATATATAAGTGGAGGACATATACTGGAATTTTTAAGTCCCAATCAAGCTAGGCATCAGAATAAGAATAGACTAGGTGAAATGACCATAGTAAGTCTGCTGACCGGTATCacaattgatttttcttttttgagatAAGAGTAACTTTGtattcacaaaaaattcatcatCCAAGGATGATGAATTGGAAACTTACATTACACAGGGTAGTGGCATCAAAAAGACATACAGTATTACAAGTTCCCTATAAAATCGACCATCTCTGTGCTTTCCCCTATCAACTCTAGCTTAcaccaagaaaataaaagacttAAGCATTTCATTTTCATCTTCTGAAAACTAATCATTTTGTCCTTCAAAACACCTAGCATCCTTTCTTTCCATGGAGTCCACCATATACCGCCTGGAATAGTCTTCCACCAATCTTCACTTTTCCCTCTGTTGCCAATTCTTGCCCAGCTATTAAGGAGCTCCATTGTTGTCTTTGGCATCACCCAACTAACCCCTAGCATACACAAAAACATTTTCCACAATTTTGAAGTTGATTTACTGTGaatgaaataggaaaagaatagtattgaattgttgttgtgtctcattattacattgatgaccctatttatagacactagaATACAATCCTTTACCAAGTAGGATACTATTTACTGTTCCtctatttgtattcctattctaaataggattgtataaaccttttcctattctaatatgattatataaacctatttctattctaatAAGATTGTATAAACTTATTCATGTTCTAACAGTTGTCTTTGGCATCACCCAGCCAACCCCTAGTATACACAAACATATTCCACAATTTTGAAGCTGCTTTACAGTGAATGAACAAATGACTATTTACTTCTGCTTTCTGCTCAGACATAAAGCATCTTGAGCAAAACTGCATCCCCTTTTTTGTAACGCCTCATGAGTAAGGCAAGCTTTTCTTATGACCAACTAGACAAAACATGCTACTTTAACGGGCTTCTTGTCTTCCACACTAGTTTCCAAGGCCACTTTTTAGTCACTGACTGATTAACATTTATCCTCCAGTAGCAAGATTTTAACTGTGAACATTCCTTTGCTATGTAGCTTCCAAATTGGTTTATCCTTTCAGATATGGCTGGTGGGGTGTTAAGCACCTCTAGTAGCCCGGCCACATCCTCAATTCCCCAGTCATTCAAAGCCCTACTGAATACCAAGTTCCACCCTTGTTGGCTCCATATTTCGGCAACAGTAGCAGATCTTTGTAAGCTCAAGGTCTAGAAGTTTGGGAATAAGTTCCCAAGGCTATCATCCCCTTTACAGATTTCATTCCAGAAATCCCTTTTCAGATCATTGCCCAcactaatataaatattgttatTGAACTCTGGCCACATCCTTCTGATGTTCTTCCACACACAGCATCCAAAAGACCCCATCACCTCCTCAGTAGTCCATTGGCTAAACAAGTTGCATGTTATTACAAATCATTTACTCTCAGTAGACAGATAGCACAACTCTTCCTGCAGGCAAGCAATTCTTGTGCTTTTACCTATAATGATACCATATTTATGAAGCAACAGCATCGAAAAGCAGCCTTCTGCAGTAATTCCATACATAACATGTCTTTTGTTTAAACTTTACAATTggtttctgtttttctttttgataactAAATTTTACCATTTGATTTCTACTTTGGGCCATTTCATGAAGCTTCTGCTGAAGTTTAATTACTCCTACAATTTCTTCATCCTAAAGTTATTGGACAAATCTTCCTTCACCAGTTATATCATAAGAGCAAATGGAGAAGCACAGATGTGACCAGCAGACAAACTGACAAAGCACAAAGATTTGGACAAGCTAAAATGATAACTCCAAAAGTTATTGTCTATCATTTATAACTTCCAATAAGTAGCAGCAGCCTCTAACAAGAACTGACAGAATAGAGAATGACTTTTCTAGACAAAGATAGAAGGGAAACAGAGAAGCAATTTAAATTCGTTAGGAAGGCATTGATATAAAATGGTTCATCATGACGCACCAATACATCTACAGCAAGTTTCAAGCTCAGAAGCAAAGGATCTCCTTCTGGTCCGGCAATATCATTCAATAGAACATCTGGGAAGATGTTTGACCCAACATAATACCTATAGAATGAGCAATAATTATCAAACAACAGAAAATTATAAGTAACTTCCCggtaaaatgaaatatatacaGTACCAGAACATGCTATCATTGTTGGAGAGACTCAAAGTAACCAAATAAGAGTATCAAAGATTCATTTCTACTGCTACCAAGTTATTGCAGAACATTGATCATCTACGTTTTGAAAGCTTATGTCAAAACTTGTATAATGTGCTATTCCCTCTGTCCCATTGGCACCCTTTTCTTTATAGTCCgtcccaaaaagaatgtcaccttattataattagaaacaatttaactttaaaattctctttttacccttaatgaaatgatttacaaCCACACAAATATCTGAGACtacaaatttaaaaagtcttcctttttttcttaaatattgtGCCAAGTCAAATGATGCCATATAAAATGGAACTGAGGGAGTATTAGTTTTGATGAAGTAGTAAATTTATTAAGTCATTGTTAGAGAGACTTAAAAGTAACCAAATAAGAGTATCAAGGATTTCATTTTCTGCTGCTGCCAAATTATTCCACAATCATTGatcaactatatattttttggaaacTAATCATTGATCACCTATATTTTGAATACTTGTACCAAAGCTCTATAATGTGCTGTTCTAGGATTTCTCTATCAGATGATGCCCTAGATCAGGGAAGGATTTACCTTGATATATGTGGTATCATCTGATACCACCTCATCAGGAAAtcttaatattatatatcaataacatgcaaaataaaaaatagtataaataaaGACAGAAATGACACCATTTGTCACAAGTTGCATCTAGGTTCTCTGGTTAGGTGGATAAAATTTCTGACGGACGCCCGGTTCAAAAACCTCGATAGCTtgcttttgttttaaaatttttgagcAATACTAGTACTTACTAATTAAATGCCAGGTTGGATTGATCCAATGACCTCCTTCCTTGTAAGgagaaactaaaccacattcACTATTTTTCTTTGTGAATTGAActttatgtttaaatttttaattcagtTTAACTTTCAATGACGATATCATTTGCTAAAGCACCTTCTGACCCTTCAAAACCAAGTTCAACATTTCAAAGTTCATCTAACTTTGAGGAAAGGGACGATGAGTCAAAACAATGTCGACAAAGATGTATTTAGTACTATATCTAGTGAGACTATTATTAACACACTGCAAAGTATGAAAACATGCAGACTAAAATTGTAGTTTCATACTTTTGTTTTTTGATGGCTTTACTGTGTTTGTTTTTTGTTGGGATCGACACATGTACTTCCCTGAATCAGACAAATTATGAAGTATGCTAGGGAAATTGTTGACGTGTCTCCTAGTCAAACCCTATTCCCAAACTAATAGCTAGGTTTCTTGTATAGGAAGATAAATTGTACATTGACGGTGGTATCAAAATGCAAACTGGAGATGTTGCTTGTGGAGGTAATAATTTTAGAAATGATCAAGGTAGTGGATGTTAGGATACTCAAGCAAGGTAAAATCTATTTCAAGTCTCGTTACAGAACTATGGAGCATCAAAAAGGGGTTTTAGCAAAAGAAATGAAATTCAAAAAGGGGTAGGCATAAACACCGAAAAACCAGAACGAACTGAATTAATTAAGTTCTTCAGTTTGATTTCGGTTCTATTACCTCTATACTTCAGTATTCAGTTCAGTGCTTGGTAATAGGGTCCCGGTACTGAAGAACCGAACTTTTATCATGCTCACTAGTTATACTCTTTCTTTTATTATCTTTTCCAGCAAAAATCCTTAACTACTGTTTCTTTTGCCTCTTCATTACAAAACTGTGATCATAAAAGCTtttatataataacataatGAATTGCAAGTTCTCAGCTACTTTAACCAACTGTCCTATCTTATGCATTCTGATAACTTTTTTATGCTAAACAAATATAAGCTTAAATTCAATGTTTAGTCGTTCATGTCTTATGGAATTAGATTCTGTTAGTCTTAACCAACTGCTATTATAATGTATCTGTACTTTAGTTCGTCTCATCGAAATAAACAAAGAACcgaattaaaaaaacaaacttgaaaaagtttgaatcaaaccaaactaatacGGTCGGTATTCAGCACACACTAGTGAAAAAACAAAGAACCAAAGGCCCACACCTAGATACAGAGACTTGGAAGGGGAAACAAGCTTCCTACTTGCCATCAAGTTTATCAATAAGGAGGACATACAATGTCACTGCCCAGAGGGCTAATGATGAAGATTGAAGATGTTTCAATGTGCCGCTTTCCTGGCAAACAAAGGGCACAAACAGGAAGAAGATTTACTAATCTATGAAGAGGCAATCAAGGATATAGAGTTTCACCAAATGGCAAATTTTAGCCATGTAGCTTATGAATTAGTTTAAACTAGGTGATCCTTCCCATCTGTCCTAGTCTTGGTGGACAGAGTTACATGTACATGTTGCTGGTGGGGAGGTGGCAGGTATCccgtggaattagtcgaggtgccCGAAAGCTGGCCCGGACACCACGGTCATAAAAAAGTATGAGTTTAAACTTTTCTGGTCCTTCCTAAtgtaccaacaaaaaaaaatttgttgtttatttttttaaatgcgACACTGCTTACAAGAAATCCCTTGCACGCCACTGTCCTAGAGGTCTCAAAAATCAGCGGATCTTGTTGCATATGAAAAGGAACTGGAGAAGACTGCTCTATATGACACATGTTTACCACAAGGATGGAACATATGTATTTTCAAAAACAAGAACCAGACCATAGAATGCCTAGTCCGTGAACATTGTACTGAGATTAAGTTAAGAGCTTCAAGTTTTAGAGCTGCAAATACttccttgtcataaaaaaactTAGTTTGAGCCTTGGTTTTCCTGAAATAGTTTTTAGGGGAACCAGAGTGAGAGATCCCTGTAAATGTTGTAGCACTCAATatcaatgaaataattttttcttactCAAGGAAAAATATAGGAATATCAAGAACTCTATTGCTCAAAGCAGGTAGCATTTACTCTTTAGTATACTATTACAAACacaaatgtttttcttttaaggGTTATGGTAAGCACCATCCTCAAATCCCTCCTACCTAGGAACACGACAGTGGTTTTTCCACTTCGCTCCTCGGTTACTCAAACCTCCAACCTCATAGTTTAGGTGGACGTCCTTCACCACTAGACTCTCCCCCTCCGTTGTCttcaaacaaaaattgaagATCCCAAGGATAATTGTGCTAAGGAATTATTGAGCAAACTAGGTGTCGAATTTAGTCTGATTGAACTTGATTCTGATTTGACTCAATTTCAGGAGGTAGATTTTAGTGAACCAATGCCTGTGTGCCAAGTGACATACTAAGGTTACATTACTTTAAACAATACTTCAAGTACaccttataataaaaaatacatgcAGTCAGACGCAATTATAGCTCATGGGAATGGTCGAATGTAGATACATAATACAACAGCTTGTGGCTTGATAAGGAGGAAAAACACGGTTTCAAGAAATAGCTTTAGGAACATCTCCACACCACTAACATCATCCATGAGAAGACACCGAGCACCATTGTTCCAATCATTTCAGAAACTTGGTATCTGTTTAGATCTTCCAACTCTTCTTCTAGTTTGGTCATGTGTACCTATCTTTTGTCTATTACTTCCTCCGTTTCAAAAGGAATGtccttatttcctttttagtttgtttcaaaaagaatgaccccttttcttttttggcaacattttaactttaactttccacgtggcatgtttatgaccacaagattaaagggcattttggtacatttgatataactttaatttagaaccacaaaacttaaaagttttttttcttttcttaaactccgttctaAGTCAAACTAGgccattctttttgaaacggagggagtaataccTAATTAACTACAAGAGCAGTCAACTGTTTCTTAAACAtatttgtgataaaataagGAAAGAGTGAACTTGTTACCAGAACCCAAATGTGGCAGCTGATAATGTCATCACACTGTAAACAAATGGCCCAGCAATTGTATCTGCTAGTCGCTGAATTGGTGCTTCACGGCCTTGGGCATCCTCAACCTGGAAGATTAGAAAATTTACATATAAGCTCATAAATTCCTAAGTTTTACGCATCAACATTAACAGGCAGTGGCCCCACAACTGCTAATTCTAGTTCAGGATCACTAGCCACTTTTGTGTCAAAAGATGGGTACACACTTTTGTCTAACTGCTTATATTAGAAAGAGTAATTCAAGGTGAAATTCTCAGAGGAAATAATATTCTCTATCCAGGAAATAAATGCTATAGGTAAACAACAAATGCATGTCAAACATCCAAGGGAATCGCATAAAGAACTCCATAAACAGTAATCGAAGTCTCAAAATCCCTATACAGCACAGAAAGTTATAATACACATTTATTTGAAAACTGCAATTCAAAGATGGCGCCACTACAAGCTTTAGAACATGTTAAGCTCTTCAAGAAAATAGGTGTAGTTGAGATTTCAGAAAACAAAGAGTGTCTCAGCTTTTGGTTGCCAGTTAGGAGTAAATAATCATAGCACCTTCATCTTGGCAACTGGCAAGTGCTACATTCCACATGTGCCGGAACCTCCTCAATACGTGTAAATTGCAACAGATAGACAGCAAAAATATGCTGATCCAAATCACAATAACCCAAAACATTTACaagtacaataaaaaaatataaggttcattttactttcttttcatAATAGTGATGTTTGGGCTAGTTTGtgtgcacctcgactaatttcaTGGGATACATGCTACCTCTCACCAACACAGATATCTACTAACTCTGCTGGAACCGATGGAAAGAAATCTCTTAGTGTTCAGATCTCACTTTGTTGACCACTAGGTCACACCCTAGTTGAGGTGAAATCACCAAGATTCATTTTACTTTGATCCAAACTACATGCATCGATGATCTTGCAAATCCTCTAATTTTAGGCCGAGTGGTCGGGCACTACTAAATTGCTCAAAGAATTAGTTAAAACTAATGGACTATGTGAGAAATATaggaaaagaatattattgaattgttgttgtgtctacattattacattgaaACCATATTTATAGACCCTAGAATACAATCCTTTATCAAATAGGGTACTATTtactattcctattcctattctaatagaattgtataaacatatttctattctaataaaattgtataaacctattcctattctaataggattgtataaacctattccta is part of the Solanum pennellii chromosome 8, SPENNV200 genome and harbors:
- the LOC107028366 gene encoding copper-transporting ATPase PAA2, chloroplastic, with the translated sequence MTANLLRFSLSHDHNLTSKFIRSNANHERRSFNFNPFIHQRRRTSQLLLRRNAVFAKAVEFNVTPSGNEQQVQLKNDETTALLDVSGMMCGACVSRVKAILSADDRVDSAVVNMLTETAAVKLKADAAETGLAAQELAKRLTECGFPTKKRSSGLGIDAKVNKWKETVKKKEALLIESRNRVAFAWTLVALCCGTHAAHILHSLGIHIHGSMLDILHNSYVKAGLAVGALLGPGRDLLFDGLRAFTKGSPNMNSLVGFGSIAAFAISSVSLLNPELQWEASFFDEPVMLLGFVLLGRSLEERARLKASSDMNELLSLISTQSRLVITSSGSDSSTDVVGSDAICIEVPTDDIRVGDSLLVFPGETIPVDGRVVAGRSVVDESMLTGESLPVFKEKGVSVSAGTINWDSPLRIEASSTGSNSTISKIVNMVEDAQGREAPIQRLADTIAGPFVYSVMTLSAATFGFWYYVGSNIFPDVLLNDIAGPEGDPLLLSLKLAVDVLVVSCPCALGLATPTAILVGTSLGARQGLLIRGGDVLERLASVDHVMLDKTGTLTEGKPAVSAITSLGHEELEILQIAAAVEKTTSHPIAHAIISKAESLNLSIPVTRGQLAEPGSGTMGEVNGLLVAIGKLKWVQERFQQKTELSDLMALEQSVMLKSLQDSQSSNHSTTVVYVGREGEGVIGAIAISDKLREDAESTISRLQHKGIETVLLSGDREEAVATVAKTVGIKDKFVNASLTPQQKSAAISGLQASGHRVAMVGDGINDAPSLALADVGIALQVEAQETAASNAASIILLGNRLSQVLEALDLAQATMAKVHQNLSWAVAYNVIAIPIAAGVLIPNFDFAMTPSLSGGLMAMSSIFVVSNSLLLQFHGSQKNRKENLTYKPAQKEQ